Proteins encoded together in one uncultured Desulfosarcina sp. window:
- the flgC gene encoding flagellar basal body rod protein FlgC, whose translation MNFMDSLSISSTGLSAQRLRMNLISSNLANANTTRTETGEPYKRKDVIFKAAQGESFQEILDKSTTEEGHGVEVAGIIEDEKPFIQKYDPEHPDADENGYIQLPNVNIVEEMVNMISASRSFEANATAVAATKDMAGTALEIGKS comes from the coding sequence ATGAATTTTATGGACAGCCTATCCATTAGTTCGACAGGATTGAGCGCCCAACGCCTGCGCATGAACCTCATTTCGAGCAATTTGGCCAACGCCAACACCACGCGCACCGAAACCGGCGAACCCTACAAGCGCAAGGACGTCATTTTTAAGGCGGCACAAGGGGAGAGTTTTCAGGAAATTCTCGACAAAAGTACGACAGAAGAAGGGCATGGCGTCGAGGTGGCCGGAATCATCGAAGACGAAAAGCCGTTCATCCAAAAATACGATCCGGAGCATCCGGATGCCGACGAAAATGGATATATCCAACTGCCCAACGTCAACATCGTCGAGGAGATGGTCAACATGATATCCGCCAGCAGGAGCTTCGAGGCCAATGCAACGGCCGTGGCGGCGACCAAGGACATGGCGGGAACGGCGCTGGAGATCGGGAAAAGCTAA
- the fliE gene encoding flagellar hook-basal body complex protein FliE, translated as MNDLTISKLQSLLPETGVEKKQTGDASQAPFSDFVKRSLADVNGQMLDADQAIDDLATGKNQDIHNTMIAMQKAEISFELVMHIRNKLISAYDEIRRMSI; from the coding sequence ATGAACGATCTGACGATTTCCAAACTGCAGTCATTACTGCCGGAAACCGGTGTTGAAAAGAAACAGACCGGTGACGCATCCCAGGCACCCTTCAGCGATTTCGTCAAACGCTCCCTGGCCGACGTCAACGGGCAAATGCTGGACGCCGATCAGGCCATCGACGATCTTGCGACCGGCAAAAATCAGGATATCCACAACACCATGATTGCCATGCAAAAGGCGGAGATCTCCTTCGAACTGGTGATGCATATTCGCAACAAGCTGATTTCCGCCTACGACGAGATTCGACGCATGTCCATATAA
- a CDS encoding four helix bundle protein — protein MRIKRFEDIEAWQLARALARKVYALTKKAEFARDFGLKKQIQTAAGSSMHNIAEGFDSETNNEFVRFLRYAKRSCSEVQSELYMAVDQQYITKVEFQDVYDHAGRTRAAIRGFINYLLAYEKDRPKENPEPINP, from the coding sequence ATGAGAATAAAACGATTTGAAGATATTGAGGCATGGCAGTTGGCCCGAGCGTTAGCCCGTAAGGTCTATGCACTGACGAAAAAGGCCGAGTTTGCTCGTGACTTCGGTTTGAAAAAACAAATTCAGACAGCAGCAGGTTCATCCATGCACAATATAGCGGAAGGATTCGATTCAGAGACAAACAACGAGTTTGTTCGATTTCTTAGGTATGCAAAACGGTCTTGTAGCGAAGTTCAAAGTGAACTCTACATGGCGGTTGATCAACAATACATAACCAAAGTTGAATTCCAGGATGTTTATGATCATGCCGGACGAACTCGCGCTGCCATTCGTGGTTTCATCAACTACCTACTGGCCTATGAAAAAGATCGACCAAAAGAGAACCCTGAACCTATAAACCCATAA